One Cupriavidus taiwanensis DNA window includes the following coding sequences:
- a CDS encoding acyl-CoA dehydrogenase family protein: protein MTPAARVALAHSSADPDAVRVSAEALLAAAQAAAAVAQAHADAVDRDARFPQEAFDSLRELGLVGAMVPAAQGGAGASLATVAAICRVLGAACASTGMIYAMHQIQVACVLEHGTGSPWHQALLARIAAEQLLLASATSEEAIGGALRSSGCALNVDGERFHLLKMAPTISYGAHADGILITSRRHADAAPSDQVLVCALKPDYTLQSLNAWDTLGMRGTCSNGFRLEATGALAQVLPVPFGEIADATMTPVSHILWSALWLGICSDAVARAKTYFQGQARARPGSLPPSAARVAEAVSLLQLIEGRLELALAQQRRRHAEPSVSGAFALAAGMNGLKTAVSTLALDAVQQAMLVCGMAGYKQGTPFSLGRHLRDLWSAPLMINNDRILTNTANLLLADRS, encoded by the coding sequence ATGACCCCCGCGGCCCGGGTGGCACTGGCGCATTCCAGCGCGGACCCGGACGCCGTGCGGGTCAGCGCCGAGGCGCTGCTCGCCGCCGCCCAGGCCGCCGCCGCGGTCGCGCAGGCGCATGCCGACGCGGTCGATCGCGACGCGCGCTTCCCGCAGGAAGCCTTCGACAGCCTGCGCGAGCTTGGCCTGGTCGGCGCCATGGTGCCGGCAGCGCAGGGCGGCGCCGGTGCCTCGCTGGCCACGGTGGCGGCAATCTGCCGCGTGCTCGGCGCCGCGTGCGCGTCGACCGGGATGATCTACGCCATGCACCAGATCCAGGTGGCCTGCGTGCTCGAACACGGTACCGGCAGCCCGTGGCACCAGGCCCTGCTCGCACGCATCGCCGCCGAGCAATTGCTGCTGGCTTCGGCGACGTCCGAAGAGGCCATCGGCGGCGCGCTGCGCAGCAGCGGCTGCGCGCTCAACGTCGACGGCGAGCGCTTTCACCTGCTCAAGATGGCGCCGACTATTTCGTACGGTGCGCATGCCGACGGCATCCTGATCACGTCGCGCCGCCATGCCGATGCCGCGCCCTCGGACCAGGTCCTGGTGTGCGCGCTGAAGCCGGACTACACGCTGCAAAGCCTGAACGCGTGGGACACGCTGGGCATGCGCGGCACCTGCAGCAATGGCTTCCGGCTCGAAGCCACGGGTGCGCTGGCACAGGTGCTGCCGGTGCCGTTCGGCGAGATCGCCGACGCCACCATGACGCCGGTGTCGCACATTTTGTGGAGTGCGCTGTGGCTCGGCATCTGCAGCGATGCGGTGGCGCGCGCCAAGACTTACTTCCAGGGGCAGGCACGGGCGCGGCCCGGCTCGCTGCCGCCGTCGGCGGCGCGCGTGGCCGAAGCGGTCAGCCTGCTGCAGCTGATCGAAGGACGGCTGGAGCTGGCGCTGGCGCAACAGCGCCGCCGCCATGCCGAGCCGTCGGTGTCCGGCGCATTCGCGCTGGCCGCGGGCATGAACGGGCTCAAGACCGCGGTGTCCACGCTGGCGCTGGACGCGGTGCAGCAAGCCATGCTGGTGTGCGGCATGGCGGGCTACAAGCAAGGCACGCCATTCAGCCTGGGCCGCCACTTGCGCGACCTGTGGTCGGCGCCGCTGATGATCAACAACGACCGCATCCTGACCAACACGGCCAATCTGTTGCTGGCCGACCGTTCCTGA
- a CDS encoding glycosyl hydrolase 2 galactose-binding domain-containing protein translates to MSARDAAQLAQGQSAGTPAATTTTASCPAIAPGVAVGPCELAGDWRWLETLAGAVQTPAELAPDAAWLPAPVPGTVAAAMRAAGRWDDSAPPPLHRHDYWYRVRFAGSGARTLRCNGLATLAEVWLNGVLVLTTRHMFAAHQVAVQLAGDNTLHLCFRALHPWLRGQRGQVRWKPRMIVPPALRAVRTTLLGHMPGWCPPVHAVGPWRSIELLDPASADPLHGVRAEVSTQLDGTDGTDGIITLTLHFPGPAPAQARWLAAQGDDEVWGSLARTGTHVLAGTLRVPHARRWWPHTHGDPVLYRVEAHLGTQALHCAQVGFRTVEEDRDGEPGAFALRINGERIFCRGACVSSHDLPGLADSDEAVARWLRLARGAGMNMVRVSGVTCYPGEAFYRCCDALGLMVWQDFMFANFDYGADPHAARGLMDDAAREVGQWLQSTRAHPAIAVLCGGSEAEQQAAMLGTPRGDWRQPLFDELIPGLVARHRADAVYVRNSPSEGAWPFQPDTGITHYYGVGAYQRPLADARLARVRFAAECLAFANVPCARTLREHGLTQPLHDPRWKARVPRDAGAAWDFEDIRDFYLRALYQVDPPRLRYERPARYLALSRAVVAEVMTDVFSEWRRVGSTCAGALVWQLQDLLPGAGWGIVDACGRPKSAWHALRAVSQPVQVLLTDEGLNGLHVHVINETAQPRTVLLTLRCLRDGEAVAAQARQELALRPRESCRIAAAAMLDHFFDFTYAYRFGPPAHDVVLATLHAEGDSGGVPLSQAVYLPDRGAGALAAPELQGSVECVQGQWWLRIGTRRFARWVHIEDHAYLPEQDWFHLGPGETRRIRLMHESGPDAATGPIPSGEIYAINAERPASYGA, encoded by the coding sequence ATGAGCGCGCGCGACGCGGCGCAACTGGCGCAAGGCCAGTCCGCGGGCACGCCTGCCGCGACGACAACTACCGCATCCTGCCCGGCGATCGCCCCGGGCGTGGCCGTTGGCCCATGCGAGCTGGCAGGCGACTGGCGCTGGCTGGAAACGCTCGCGGGCGCTGTGCAGACGCCGGCGGAGCTGGCGCCCGATGCGGCTTGGCTGCCCGCGCCCGTGCCCGGCACGGTGGCCGCGGCCATGCGCGCGGCGGGCCGCTGGGACGACAGCGCGCCGCCGCCGCTGCACCGGCATGACTACTGGTACCGCGTGCGCTTTGCCGGCAGCGGCGCGCGCACGCTGCGCTGCAATGGCCTGGCGACGCTGGCCGAAGTGTGGCTCAACGGGGTGCTGGTGCTCACCACGCGCCATATGTTCGCGGCCCACCAGGTGGCGGTGCAGCTGGCCGGAGACAACACGCTGCACCTGTGCTTTCGCGCGCTGCATCCGTGGCTGCGCGGGCAGCGCGGGCAGGTCCGCTGGAAGCCGCGCATGATCGTGCCTCCCGCGCTGCGCGCGGTGCGCACCACGCTGCTCGGCCACATGCCGGGCTGGTGCCCGCCGGTCCATGCGGTCGGACCGTGGCGCAGCATCGAGCTGCTGGATCCGGCCAGCGCCGATCCGCTGCACGGCGTGCGCGCCGAGGTCAGCACGCAGCTCGACGGTACCGACGGCACCGACGGCATCATCACGCTGACGCTGCACTTCCCGGGACCAGCGCCGGCACAGGCGCGCTGGCTGGCCGCGCAGGGCGACGACGAAGTCTGGGGCAGCCTCGCGCGCACGGGCACGCATGTGCTGGCCGGCACGCTGCGCGTGCCGCACGCGCGCCGCTGGTGGCCGCACACGCACGGCGATCCGGTCCTGTACCGCGTCGAGGCGCACCTCGGCACGCAGGCGCTGCATTGCGCGCAGGTCGGCTTTCGCACCGTGGAGGAAGACCGCGACGGCGAGCCCGGCGCCTTTGCGCTGCGCATCAATGGCGAGCGCATCTTCTGCCGCGGTGCCTGCGTGTCCAGCCATGACCTGCCAGGACTGGCCGACAGCGACGAGGCCGTGGCGCGCTGGCTGCGGCTGGCGCGCGGCGCGGGCATGAACATGGTGCGCGTCAGCGGCGTCACCTGCTACCCCGGCGAGGCCTTCTACCGCTGCTGCGACGCGCTCGGCCTGATGGTGTGGCAGGACTTCATGTTCGCCAATTTCGACTATGGCGCGGACCCGCACGCCGCGCGCGGCCTGATGGACGATGCCGCGCGCGAAGTCGGCCAGTGGCTGCAGTCCACGCGCGCGCATCCGGCCATCGCGGTGCTGTGCGGCGGCAGCGAAGCCGAGCAGCAGGCGGCGATGCTGGGCACGCCGCGCGGCGACTGGCGCCAGCCGCTGTTCGACGAGCTGATCCCCGGGCTGGTGGCCAGGCACCGTGCCGATGCGGTGTACGTGCGCAACTCGCCCAGCGAAGGCGCGTGGCCGTTCCAGCCCGATACCGGCATCACCCATTACTACGGCGTGGGCGCCTACCAGCGCCCGCTCGCGGACGCGCGCCTGGCCCGCGTGCGCTTTGCCGCCGAGTGCCTGGCCTTTGCCAACGTGCCGTGCGCGCGCACGCTGCGCGAACACGGCCTGACCCAGCCGCTGCACGACCCGCGCTGGAAGGCGCGCGTGCCACGCGATGCCGGCGCGGCGTGGGACTTCGAGGATATCCGCGACTTCTACCTGCGCGCGCTGTACCAGGTCGACCCGCCGCGCCTGCGCTATGAGCGCCCGGCGCGCTACCTGGCGCTGTCGCGCGCGGTGGTGGCCGAGGTCATGACGGACGTCTTCAGCGAGTGGCGGCGCGTGGGTTCCACCTGCGCGGGCGCCCTGGTGTGGCAGCTGCAGGACCTGCTGCCCGGTGCCGGCTGGGGCATCGTCGATGCGTGCGGCCGACCCAAGTCGGCCTGGCATGCCTTGCGCGCGGTGTCGCAGCCGGTGCAGGTGCTGCTGACCGACGAGGGCCTCAATGGCCTGCATGTGCATGTCATCAACGAAACCGCGCAGCCGCGCACGGTGCTGCTGACGCTGCGCTGCCTGCGCGACGGCGAGGCGGTGGCGGCGCAGGCGCGGCAGGAGCTGGCGCTGCGCCCGCGCGAATCCTGCCGGATCGCGGCGGCGGCGATGCTCGACCATTTCTTCGATTTCACCTATGCCTACCGCTTCGGCCCGCCCGCCCACGACGTGGTGCTGGCCACGCTGCATGCCGAAGGCGACAGCGGCGGCGTGCCGCTGAGCCAGGCGGTCTACCTGCCCGACCGCGGCGCCGGCGCGCTGGCGGCACCCGAGCTGCAGGGCAGCGTCGAATGCGTGCAGGGCCAGTGGTGGCTGCGCATCGGCACGCGCCGCTTTGCGCGCTGGGTGCATATCGAGGACCACGCCTATCTGCCGGAACAGGACTGGTTCCACCTCGGGCCCGGTGAAACGCGGCGCATCCGCCTGATGCATGAGAGCGGCCCCGACGCCGCCACCGGTCCCATCCCTTCGGGCGAGATCTACGCCATCAACGCCGAGCGCCCCGCCAGCTACGGCGCGTAG
- a CDS encoding amino acid--[acyl-carrier-protein] ligase yields the protein MDLHTLTDAGALGGAAADASAAAPDGKPAPGPSGPTFLEQLVAEGLMIPTGVPGLYGRNTTFESICEGMNTVMTRLGHGLGAETLHFPPAMGQADFEASGYMKSFPQLAGTVHSFCGDDKGHRRLLARLEDKDDWTDQQQPTGVVLTPAACYPVYPVIARRGPLPEGGKVVNVMSYCFRHESSLEPTRMQLFRQREYVCLGTPQRIAAFREQWLARVPELAEALLLPVQTDVANDPFFGRAGKLVAESQRELRLKFELLIPINDGAPPSACMSFNYHMDHFGNMWGLRTADGAIAHTGCVGIGVERMALALLRHHGLDPARWPQTVRDTLWGE from the coding sequence ATGGACCTCCATACCCTGACCGACGCCGGCGCCCTGGGCGGCGCCGCGGCCGACGCCAGTGCCGCCGCGCCGGACGGCAAGCCGGCGCCGGGCCCATCCGGCCCCACCTTCCTCGAGCAACTGGTGGCCGAGGGCCTGATGATCCCGACCGGCGTGCCCGGCCTCTATGGCCGCAACACCACCTTCGAATCGATCTGCGAGGGCATGAACACCGTCATGACGCGGCTGGGGCACGGGCTCGGCGCCGAGACGCTGCACTTCCCGCCGGCCATGGGCCAGGCCGATTTCGAGGCCAGCGGCTACATGAAGAGCTTTCCGCAGCTGGCCGGCACCGTGCACAGCTTCTGCGGCGACGACAAGGGCCACCGCCGCCTGCTGGCGCGCCTGGAGGACAAGGACGACTGGACCGACCAGCAGCAGCCGACCGGCGTGGTGCTGACCCCGGCGGCGTGCTATCCGGTCTACCCGGTGATCGCGCGGCGCGGCCCGCTGCCCGAGGGCGGCAAGGTGGTCAACGTGATGTCGTACTGCTTCCGCCACGAGTCTTCGCTGGAGCCGACCCGCATGCAGCTGTTCCGCCAGCGCGAGTATGTCTGCCTGGGCACGCCGCAGCGCATCGCGGCGTTCCGCGAGCAGTGGCTCGCGCGCGTGCCGGAGCTGGCCGAGGCGCTGCTGCTGCCGGTGCAGACCGACGTTGCCAACGATCCGTTCTTCGGGCGCGCCGGCAAGCTCGTGGCCGAAAGCCAGCGCGAGCTCAGGCTCAAGTTCGAGCTGCTGATCCCGATCAACGACGGCGCGCCGCCCTCGGCGTGCATGAGCTTCAACTACCACATGGACCACTTCGGCAACATGTGGGGCCTGCGCACCGCGGACGGCGCCATCGCGCACACGGGCTGCGTCGGCATCGGCGTCGAGCGCATGGCGCTGGCGCTGCTGCGCCACCACGGCTTGGATCCGGCACGCTGGCCCCAAACCGTCCGCGACACGCTGTGGGGAGAGTAA
- a CDS encoding undecaprenyl-phosphate glucose phosphotransferase: MASSSTFAAERHTALHLLYRLADAVLVGVCAVMIGALYFPEGIRGAAPVHGFLAALCSVGVLAVFPAFGIYESWRGRSRAALVLRLLAAWATVFIVGLMTAFLMHQIAAVSRVWSLGWFGSGLLALAGVRAVMFRMLGNVREQGINAKRVVIFGYGPLGREMYLRVDQIRAAGYRVVGIYHEEPIAVPDGVVSLRTMEEVNLFVRSQAVREIWLTLPMVACRDLYDVVRQFRNELIDIRWIPDVMSVELLGHRFSEFLGLPVIDLNSPPVSGITGLLKASFDRAFALAALIGLAPVLLVVAALVKLSSPGPVLFRQRRLGMDGRPFDVFKFRTMRLHADAGVTQAVRGDARVTRVGAFLRRTSLDELPQFFNVLRGEMSVVGPRPHAMEHNELYKELIDRYMLRHRVKPGITGWAQINGLRGQTDTVEKMRRRIEFDIYYIQHWSFQLDLQIILRTALHGWTGASAY, translated from the coding sequence ATGGCATCCAGTTCGACCTTTGCGGCAGAGCGACACACGGCACTGCACCTGTTGTACCGGCTGGCCGACGCGGTGCTGGTCGGTGTCTGCGCGGTGATGATCGGTGCGCTGTACTTTCCGGAGGGCATCCGCGGCGCCGCGCCGGTCCACGGCTTTCTGGCGGCGCTGTGCTCGGTCGGGGTGCTGGCGGTGTTCCCTGCGTTTGGCATCTATGAGTCGTGGCGCGGGCGCAGCCGCGCGGCGCTGGTGCTGCGCCTGCTCGCGGCCTGGGCCACGGTGTTTATCGTCGGGCTGATGACGGCGTTCCTGATGCACCAGATCGCCGCGGTGTCGCGGGTCTGGTCGCTGGGCTGGTTCGGTTCCGGCCTGCTGGCGCTGGCGGGGGTGCGTGCGGTCATGTTCCGCATGCTGGGCAATGTGCGCGAGCAGGGCATCAACGCCAAGCGCGTGGTGATCTTCGGCTACGGGCCGCTGGGCCGCGAGATGTACCTGCGCGTCGACCAGATCCGCGCCGCCGGCTACCGCGTGGTCGGCATCTACCATGAAGAGCCGATCGCGGTGCCGGACGGCGTGGTCTCGCTGCGCACCATGGAGGAGGTCAACCTGTTCGTGCGCAGCCAGGCCGTCAGGGAGATCTGGCTGACGCTGCCGATGGTGGCGTGCCGCGACCTGTACGACGTGGTGCGGCAGTTCCGCAACGAGCTGATCGATATCCGCTGGATCCCCGACGTGATGTCGGTGGAGCTGCTGGGCCACCGCTTCAGCGAGTTCCTCGGCCTGCCCGTGATCGACCTGAACAGCCCGCCGGTGTCGGGCATCACCGGCCTGCTCAAGGCCAGCTTCGACCGCGCCTTCGCGCTCGCCGCGCTGATCGGCCTGGCGCCGGTGCTGCTGGTGGTGGCGGCGCTGGTGAAGCTGTCGTCGCCCGGGCCGGTGCTGTTCCGCCAGCGGCGGCTGGGCATGGACGGGCGCCCGTTCGATGTCTTCAAGTTCCGCACCATGCGCCTGCACGCCGATGCGGGCGTGACGCAGGCGGTACGCGGCGATGCGCGCGTGACCCGGGTGGGCGCTTTCCTGCGCCGCACCAGCCTGGACGAACTGCCCCAGTTCTTCAATGTGCTGCGCGGCGAGATGTCGGTGGTGGGCCCGCGCCCCCATGCCATGGAGCACAACGAGCTCTACAAGGAGCTGATCGACCGCTACATGCTGCGCCACCGCGTGAAGCCGGGCATCACCGGCTGGGCCCAGATCAACGGCCTGCGCGGCCAGACCGATACCGTCGAGAAAATGCGCCGGCGTATCGAGTTCGACATCTACTACATCCAGCACTGGTCGTTCCAGCTCGACCTGCAGATCATCCTGCGCACCGCGCTGCACGGGTGGACCGGCGCCAGTGCGTACTGA
- a CDS encoding acyl carrier protein, with amino-acid sequence MKATIRSILGDVARLDVPLADLADSDDLYAAGLSSLATVHVMLALENAFDIEIPDQMLTRQLFRSVDSLATAVEQIRQQQEAA; translated from the coding sequence ATGAAAGCAACCATCCGCAGCATCCTGGGCGATGTTGCCCGGCTCGATGTGCCGCTCGCCGACCTGGCAGACAGCGATGACCTGTATGCCGCCGGCTTGTCGTCGCTGGCCACCGTGCACGTGATGCTCGCGCTCGAGAATGCTTTCGACATCGAGATCCCGGACCAGATGCTGACGCGCCAGCTGTTCCGCAGCGTCGATTCCCTGGCCACCGCGGTCGAACAGATCCGGCAGCAGCAGGAGGCAGCATGA
- a CDS encoding Crp/Fnr family transcriptional regulator produces the protein MITQRSDLHVNHLLNALPRQEWETLSRHFELVRLRAGELLTDTSQRIVHVYFPTTSVVSLLSLLEDGATVEFAAVGNEGLVGIPVVTGGDTMPSRVEVRSPGFAYRIPARALRAELSYLPTLQRVTLLYVQAVLTQIAQTAACNRHHSLNKQLCRWLLLARDRMNSNELVITQQVIANMLGVRREGVTEAAGKLENLGLIHHSRGHITILDHCGLEKHSCECYKLVKREYDRLLPALAHA, from the coding sequence ATGATCACGCAACGGTCGGACCTGCATGTCAATCATCTGCTCAATGCCTTGCCGCGGCAGGAATGGGAAACGCTGTCGCGCCACTTTGAACTGGTCCGGCTGCGTGCCGGCGAATTGCTGACTGACACCAGCCAGCGCATCGTGCATGTGTATTTCCCGACCACTTCGGTGGTGTCGCTGCTGTCGCTGCTCGAAGACGGCGCCACGGTGGAGTTTGCCGCGGTCGGCAACGAAGGCCTGGTCGGCATTCCGGTGGTGACCGGCGGCGACACCATGCCCAGCCGCGTCGAAGTGCGCAGCCCGGGTTTTGCCTACCGCATTCCCGCGCGCGCGCTGCGCGCCGAGCTGTCCTACCTGCCGACGCTGCAGCGGGTCACGCTGCTGTATGTGCAGGCGGTGCTGACGCAAATTGCGCAGACCGCGGCCTGCAACCGCCATCACTCGCTGAACAAGCAACTGTGCCGCTGGCTGCTGCTGGCGCGCGACCGCATGAATTCCAACGAGCTGGTCATCACCCAGCAGGTCATCGCCAACATGCTGGGCGTGCGCCGCGAGGGCGTCACCGAAGCGGCCGGCAAGCTGGAAAACCTGGGGCTGATCCACCACAGCCGCGGCCATATCACCATCCTCGATCATTGCGGGCTCGAGAAGCATTCCTGCGAATGCTACAAGCTGGTCAAGCGCGAGTACGACCGCCTGTTGCCCGCGCTGGCCCACGCCTGA
- a CDS encoding DUF1839 family protein: MERAVATRAASTASAAADRGYHYTRQSPCHVARPVQRWLHDEAAVWQETNCYMDLWIELLYGWGLEPRAALAFTVTQDYEGDHFTFFKYPQADLELLYGTVVQEMAVYDTLQAHLLEQVGRGHTVLVEMDSYYLPDTRATAYRQAHVKTTVAIDRIDPAAQRLSYYHSLGYHTAEAQDYRGLLRLAPELRDGNILFPYAECAKRVRAPLRGVAAADAAAALMRHHLGRRPALNPVTRWRADFDEHVAVILARGDAYFHHYGFNLPRQLGANFEMLHHCLAWFGEHGYDVPARVAQAANRMAAESKVLQFRLARAMARSRPDRCSECLDTMECAYETVIAGLLSAFGADPAQRAYA; this comes from the coding sequence ATGGAGCGGGCGGTAGCAACCAGGGCAGCAAGCACGGCAAGCGCGGCCGCCGACCGCGGCTATCACTACACGCGCCAGTCGCCCTGCCACGTGGCCAGGCCGGTGCAGCGCTGGCTGCACGACGAAGCCGCGGTCTGGCAGGAGACCAATTGCTACATGGACCTGTGGATCGAGCTGCTGTACGGCTGGGGGCTGGAGCCGCGCGCGGCGCTGGCCTTCACCGTGACGCAGGACTACGAGGGCGACCATTTCACCTTCTTCAAGTATCCGCAGGCGGACCTCGAGCTGCTGTACGGCACGGTGGTGCAGGAGATGGCGGTCTACGACACGCTGCAGGCGCATCTGCTCGAACAGGTCGGGCGCGGCCATACCGTGCTGGTGGAGATGGACAGCTACTACCTGCCCGACACGCGCGCCACCGCCTACCGCCAGGCGCATGTGAAGACCACCGTCGCGATCGACCGGATCGACCCCGCTGCGCAGCGGCTGTCCTACTATCACAGCCTCGGCTACCACACCGCCGAAGCGCAGGACTACCGCGGCCTGTTGCGCCTCGCGCCCGAACTGCGCGACGGCAACATCCTGTTCCCGTACGCCGAATGCGCCAAGCGCGTGCGCGCGCCGTTGCGCGGCGTGGCCGCGGCCGACGCCGCCGCGGCGCTGATGCGCCACCACCTGGGACGGCGCCCCGCGCTGAACCCGGTCACGCGCTGGCGCGCCGACTTCGACGAACATGTCGCGGTGATCCTGGCACGCGGCGACGCCTACTTCCATCACTACGGCTTCAACCTGCCGCGCCAGTTGGGGGCGAACTTCGAGATGCTGCATCACTGCCTCGCTTGGTTCGGCGAGCATGGTTACGATGTGCCCGCACGCGTGGCGCAGGCGGCCAACCGCATGGCTGCGGAAAGCAAGGTGCTGCAGTTCCGCCTGGCCCGGGCCATGGCACGCAGCCGACCGGACCGCTGTAGCGAGTGCCTGGACACGATGGAGTGCGCTTATGAAACGGTCATCGCCGGCCTGCTGTCGGCGTTCGGCGCCGACCCCGCGCAGCGGGCATACGCCTGA
- a CDS encoding DUF1839 family protein, translating to MYGDGRARVRAGRSTWHGGNPVWSHANQQIDLWVELLQGWDLEPIAALPFTVAQDFEGDQFTLSAFPANDLERLYGIVTHELSMYDRLEAHVATQTARGNVVLLEVDSYQLPQPAGTYRRQHMRSCIGIDVLVPEAAAVGYFHGDGYHTASGDDYAAIFRPATVGYGDVAAFPHASVARRRFAALTDAALMRTSLELLRHHLSRRPQQNPISVFRMAFPGHLEHLMARGEPNFQVYATSVLRQLGVNFELLGRYLRWLVLHGHSLPDSIGEACYTMASEAMVMQFRLMRAVISRKSDPCQDCLDQLEQAYHGTVPALASHFGASVA from the coding sequence ATGTACGGCGACGGCAGGGCCAGGGTGCGCGCAGGCCGCTCCACCTGGCATGGCGGCAATCCGGTCTGGTCCCATGCGAACCAGCAGATCGACCTGTGGGTCGAGCTGCTGCAGGGGTGGGATCTCGAGCCCATTGCCGCACTGCCGTTCACCGTGGCGCAGGACTTCGAGGGCGACCAGTTCACGCTCTCGGCATTCCCCGCCAACGACCTGGAGCGCCTGTACGGCATCGTCACGCACGAGCTGTCGATGTACGACCGGCTCGAGGCGCATGTTGCCACCCAGACCGCGCGCGGCAACGTGGTGCTGCTCGAAGTCGACAGCTACCAGCTGCCGCAGCCGGCCGGCACCTACCGCCGCCAGCATATGCGCTCGTGCATCGGCATCGACGTGCTGGTGCCCGAGGCGGCCGCGGTGGGCTATTTCCACGGCGACGGCTACCACACCGCCAGCGGCGACGACTATGCCGCCATCTTCCGCCCGGCGACGGTAGGCTACGGTGACGTCGCGGCGTTCCCGCACGCGTCGGTGGCGCGGCGGCGCTTTGCCGCGCTGACCGATGCCGCGCTGATGCGGACTTCGCTGGAGCTGCTGCGCCACCACCTGTCGCGCCGTCCGCAGCAGAACCCGATCAGCGTGTTCCGCATGGCGTTCCCCGGCCATCTCGAACACCTGATGGCGCGCGGCGAGCCCAACTTCCAGGTCTATGCGACCAGCGTCTTGCGCCAGCTGGGCGTCAACTTCGAACTGCTCGGCCGCTACCTGCGCTGGCTGGTGCTGCACGGGCACTCGCTGCCCGACAGCATCGGCGAGGCCTGCTACACCATGGCCTCCGAAGCCATGGTGATGCAGTTCCGGCTGATGCGCGCGGTGATCAGCCGCAAGTCCGATCCCTGCCAGGACTGCCTGGACCAGCTCGAGCAGGCCTACCACGGCACGGTGCCGGCGCTGGCCTCGCACTTCGGCGCGAGCGTGGCATGA